tcattggatgcgttctgatacattgtgagccggaaagactgcgcctgaatcagctgagtctgggcgtcgagagccgcccgctctgcagccatcctgatcccttccgctgccagatcttccttggctcttgctacatccgcatcatgttgagcttgatccgctggggcgaccgtagcggttaacagggccgtcatcttgtccgtgagatccatcagcacctgagccggcgagtgcacagggcctcctgccccagcggcggagttttggacaggttgtgtgccggccatgaagattccaacccggctcggcggctcaaaggggtccggaatactgtcgccatcggaacaacccctgagcctgccatcttgaagttgatataacgagccggtctcacctgtggacgactcaccatcagagcgggtggccgtctcctcgccagatccagatccttcagagagttctccatggacacatcccacgaaagcacgcttcaaggccggcagagtccgggcgggtcttgcacgctgagccgtctcgacggggtcggtgcagatgtccggctcagggcccggctcaccaatcttgccaatgaaaacgtggattccgccgaaggggacccggtacccgtactcaattgagccggcgtcggggccccagcctgcgtcgtcgatgtagagcttgccgcgacgactcttggtcatccggcccacagcgtatcccttgagcccttcgaagctgtccttcaagaactcaaatccaccatgcgctggccccacggtgggcgccaactgtcgtggaattgtcatggcagatgtcctcgtgtaaggacttagtcgtggagccatcgcagctaggaagcttaaaggggttaaacgggacaaaggacacgaggattatactggttcggccccttacgttgaaggtaaagcctactccagttgaggtggtattgcttatggtttcgatgaccaggagctaaaccgctctgcttggctatcgatctgatcttacttgtcttgaaccgccgccgggtcgtccctttatatagaaaggttaacgcccagcggctctcagagttccggccggctcataaactgtgtccggcttggactcttaactattcttgcctcacactacaagtcatgccacaacggcggtttaccactacgggccctaAGTCGCCTCCGGGCCTTAGAcctattactaaaccgccatccttaacctgtccttgggcttctgaacGAAGAGCCGTTGCAACGTAAACCGGCCCATCTTGGGCGGGTTACACcggtagctatatcctcaacaataGCTCTATTTTAATTCgtgttcttgtgttgtgtctcaCATGCTTAAGTTACTGTAATTTGTGTTTTCCCCATTGTAGGATGCCACCAAATCAATTACCACGGAAGACTAAGGGTGTTGTTCCAAGCTCAAGCATTCAACTCAACAAATCTTCTATGTTGTAATATGTCAGATTGCTATCTTACTTGCATGCATCAGTTGTTGATTTGTAATAAGAAACTTGTCCCACGTGAGACGTTTTATTTGTTTCACAAGTTTGCAATTTTGTATTGTGACCACTAAGTATTGGCTATATTGTGTTGTGTTGATTGCTTATGATACGTGCAAAGCTAAATATTTCGTACTGCCTATTGTGTTATGTGACCTTGTGCTCGGCAAGTTCGAGACCGCCCACGAGGCCGCCCGCGTGTACGACGCAGCGGCATGGCTCCTGCAGAGGCCACGATCGCAGATGAACTTCTTCGACATGTGGACgcgccagcaggcgcaggaacTCGCGCCTCCCCCGCGACTAATAACCGCAGAGGACCGCCGCATCCAGCAGAGGCGGGAGagccgcctcctcatcgccgaggcGGATGAGCACGCCATGGCAGTGTGGCGCGAGCGCTTCCCGCAGGATGTCGCCCTTGAGAACGAGTTCTGGGcgcagaggagggcggagcgagccgcggAACAGGCAGACAGGCGTGAGCGGAAGGCACTGACGGAAGCCCAGTGCGAATCGGGACCTGTGTCGTCCTGGGACGACAATGATCCTCGGCGGGAGCACACGTTTCTGTCGTCGGACTACACCACCGAGAAGAACGACAACGAGGAGTAGTTTTATCTAGTTTATCGTCGACGCTTTTTATCTACTATATTTGCATTGTAGTATCGTTTTTATCTAGGTTTATTTGTATCCTATGGACTAGCTTGTGGTGTTGACCTTGAACTGCAATAAAAATCTATGTGTTGTTTCATATTTTTCGTATGTGTTGCATTGCGCGCGCGCTGGATTTTGCAGCGCCTGCTGGAGCTATAGTGCCGCGCCTTATTTTGCAGCGCCTGCTGGAGCAAGCGCCCACCCGCGCGCTAAAAAAAGGCTATTTTGGTGTTGTAAAAATAATTTAGCACGCCGCGCGGTGGTGCGCCTATTGGAGATGCTTTTAGGCATGAATAACACACATCGGTAGTGGTGTACTCTTGCATTAGGCCTTGGTCGGTTCCGTGTGAATCCGAGTGGATTGAAGGGGTTTGAGAGGAATTTAAACCTCTTAAGTCAAAATACGAATCAATCCTTGACAATTCCCTTCAATCCTCTTGAGGAGAGGATTAATCGAACAAGCCTTTACAGAGTTCACATACATACAGTTCGTTAATATAGAAAAGTACTCCTCGTTGCACGGAGTAGTGCTGAATTCCACTCTCTCCGTTcgaaaatataagtctttttagagatttcaataagtgactacatacgaagaaaAAATAAGCGAAtgtacattctaaaatatgtctatatacatctgtatgtagtccatagtggaatctctaaaaagacttatatttaggaacggagggagtaaaagtcATGCATGCTGCATGGATGACTTTTCAACATATCTGACCCGAAAAAAGAAAAGACTTTTCAACATATCTGacccgcaaaaaagaaaagacTTTTCAACATATCTGCTTATCGCTTGTCCTGTAAAGCATGCTTACAGTTAAGTTCCTGCAGAAACCGCTGGCTGGGCCTATGCTGTACTGTCCCATTACTGCAGGCTCGACAACCTTACAATTCCAGCTCCGGCGTGTACGCAGCGCAGGCATGGCGAGTTTAACCAAACGATAATTGAACAGGGCTCCGtttggaagaaaaagaaaaaagaagagggCTCCGtttggaagaaaaagaaaaaagaagagggCTCCGTTTTGCTTTAATTAATGCGTACCTGCACATGCTTTGTGTGCACTATGGTTATGCATGCtcacccacgtctacgtgcatATGAAACACTACAGCAGCTCCTGCTTAGCATACGCACGCACGCACATACGTACATCATGCATACTCTTGCATGTGTCAACCAGATGTGTACTAGCCAACGGCCACAGATGCTTATAGTATACATACAGAGGCACATACGTATATATCATGTTAACAAATACGCACCAGCCCACCACCCATGCATGTACAGCTCCATGGTGCGTACGTGCCCCATTATTTCATGGAGCTAGCAAACCAAAACGCGCACGCACGCAATCTCGCCAGCCAAGCCACCTCCCCAACCAACTCCATTATTCCAATCAATCACCCTAGCTCTACTAATCACGTTGCCACAGCATCGTACCACACACCACTCATCACTTCTCGATCGATCCACACTGATCCAACACACATTTCACCGGCGGACAGTAGCTCGACTTCTCCCTGCGTACGTATcttcttctatatatacccaagaACCCAGCCACATCACACCACGTCGTCACACGCAAACCACACGATCTCTTAGCTCGAGTAGCCGCCGTCGGCGTCGCACGCACGCAAGTGAACCACACAAAATTCGGTCGCGATCGATCGGCAAGCTAGCTAGTAGTTAGCAGGTTGTGCCATGGCAGCTCGGCGTAGTGGTGCGGTGGTGGCAGCGttgatggtggtggcggcggcgctggtcgGGCTCGCTGGCGCCGACTTCGCGGCGGACAGGGCGGAGTGCGCGGACAAGCTGATGGGGCTGGCGACGTGCCTGACGTACGTGCAGCTGGCGGCGACGGCGCGGTCGCCCACGCCGGACTGCTGCTCCGGGTTCCGGCAGGTGCTGGCCGCAAGCAAGAAGTGCCTGTGCGTGCTGGTCAAGGACCGCGACGAGCCCACCCTGGGGATCAAGTTCAACGTCACCCGCGCCATGAACCTCCCCTCCGCCTGCAACATCCCCGCCACCTTCTCCGACTGCCCCAGTACGTAGAGTACCAGTCATATCCCGTCCGGTCGGCCGGTGCTGCCGTGCACACTAAACAAGTTGCTTTTTGGCGCAGAGATCCTCAACATGTCGCCGGACTCCAAGGAGGCCGAGATCTTCAAGCAGTACGGGATCGAGCACGAGGGCAAGAACGCCACCGCCGGCGGCGCCGCCACCGGTAAATTATACATGCTCCTCTGGCCACTtaactagcatatatatatattctCGGATCGATCGAGCTACATTCTTGGTCATCGTTTCTTCGGATGAAATACTAGCTAATTCATCATGTTAATTAGGGAACGCCTAATCTTCCTCTCCCTTGTCAAATAAATAACCACATCCTTCCCCCTTTGTCTTCATCtcgccaccgccgtcgtcgtcatctACCCACGCCTCCGACGCTGGCCTAATACTCATCTGCCACGGCGGCACCGCCGCCACCCCTCCCCGTCCGCCGTGTCGCCTCCTTGGCCGAGCTGCCGCTTAGACCACCCTGCACGCATACCCGAACCTGTCAGTCTCTGCCTCGCCTCCGTCAACGACACGCGCCGCCGTCTCTGACTCGGGACTGTGCTTGCTCACTAAAATCGACTGAAGTGAACTTTTCCAGTCGCCTAAGAAATAGCAAACGCGTGTCAATTATACACGCGCATGCGTAGCATGAGGCCGGAAGAACGTACACCACACGGCACACTCTACACACTGCACACAGCACATGGCATGAGCAGGAGCAGGCGAGCAGCTAGCTTCCCGCTGCTCGGTTGCACGATTGCGACGTGAACGAGCGTGACCGCGAGCGACCACGCGACTCTGCAGTTATGCTCGAGAAAGATACTGGCCACAGTGCGCATTCATTTCTAGCCGGAGGTTAGTGGTGGCGGGATCAGTCAATGCCCTGCATGGTATGCATGGCCCGCCTAACACCGGACGTGTCCTGACAGTCGTGTACCCTCCGGCCGGTGTTCGGTGCCTGGTCTTAACTGAACTTGGTGGGTAACCATAACTGTACCTAAATCTCCGTTTGAAAGAAAAAGGAAACTGTACCTAAATCTGTGGTGCTTTTGCAGTGCTAAAACTAGTATCCAGTTCAAAACTGCACCTAAATCTGTGGTGCTTTTGCATGGTTAGTTAAACAAACACTAATGGTGTATATCAGTTCAGCACTGTACAAAACAAGCACTTGTGAATAACTTAACATTGTCGTACGCCTTGGCCGTGGCTGGTTGCAGGTACCTCCGGCGCGAAGAGCGCCGACGCGGCGGCCGGTGCAGGGAGGCACGCGGTGGTCttcgccgtcgtcgtctcggcgCTGCTCGCCTCCCTCTTTGTTCTCGCGTGATGATAGGCTGCAGTGGCAGCAGGGAGGGAGATCAGAAGTCGGGACACCCGGCGGTGTCCGTATGATTGGGCTGGACTGGGCTGTGCAATTTTCAGCCTGGGCCTTAAGTTTGGTCAAGCAGAGGGCCCATTGATTGCTGTGTAGTGAGCGAGTGAGTGAGTGAATTCTAAGAGAAGGAAAAGTGTACTGTAGTGAGTGAGTTGCTTGCCTCTCCGGTTCCTGTTTAGTCCCTTTCTTGTTCTCTTTTATTTTTCCGAATAGTGAGTTGACCGTCGGATCAGTTGATGTTGGAAGCTTACAATTGTCCTACCGAAATTTCTCTTCCTTTTCCTTCCATTTTCTGGAGCAAGAGTGTGTGTAATTAATATGGGTACTTCATATATTTTTAAATGACATGTGTATTTTACAGTGATGTGCTGTTACATGCTCGAATCTGGAAGAATGTCAACTCTTTTATTTCTACACTCATTACAAGAAATACCCGTTAATGACTAAAATTTAATGACCGCAGTCAAATTGGTCGTGGATCTATGACCAAAGTTTGGAAAATGATCATTGAGTGTGTGTAGGGTCCAAACCATCGTTCCATCAAAGACTAAATTATGTCATCATAATAAGCTATAACTCATTAATAAGATCGTAGATTCTTATGGTGGAGGTAACTAGACGACACCTAATCATATTTGCCTACCCTCGTGTTTATATGACACTTTCCACTTTAGTTGTATGTAAGTTGTatgttttttaaatttttgaaaGTCAATTTTGTGACCGTTGATTCATTTAGCAAGATTTGTATTGTCCTCTTTCCCCTTGTGTTCCTTAGTAATTTTTTGGGCTTAATTTTTCACTTGCCGCTGATCTTCTTATCGGGCTTGGAGCCTGTTACCCATTgcctattttttatgcatttttcttctgtattttcttttctttttagtcattttttcattttctttattgGTATTTTTGGGATGTTTGATGAGTGTAAATGTATACATGTTAGTACTATATAAAATATATGTGTAAAGTATGAGCGCGATAATTGCACTATTATACACTTATTCTTTGCATATTACAAAGAGTGAAATTTCAGTGCGAAGTTGCGTTCAACTTTATATATATATCTTCTAAAAGGGTAAATAACAATCCCACTAATTCATTATTTCTTAGATTTTTTTATATTAAtttagtttttatttattttccttcctTCTTTAAGGCTAATACTAATGCCACTAATTCTTTTATTTTCTTACTAAACTTTTTAGGCGAAAAGTacactattatatgtttattcttgcatataATTTAAAATTCAATTTATGTGTAAATTATGTGcaaattctttatttatttttaatatatttttgATTTTATTTTGTCTTTTTAAAGCATATACCAATGCCATTAATTCATTGTTCCTTTGGGAAAAAATATTTTCTATATTTTTGTCTCGAAGTATACATGCAAGTACTTGAAAAATATGTGTAAGTTATACTAGTGTGAAAATTGCACTATTATATGATTATACTTTGCATATTGGAAAGAGTGCAATTTCACtgcaaagttgtgtgcaagtttttttGTCCATTATTTTGCTTAAAGGATAATGCCAATGCCAGTAATTCATTATTCCTTGGAAaactttattattttgattttatttattttctctcatTTTAAAGGTAATACCAACatcactaattcattccttcttagagAATTTCGTTTTTTGCGAAAATTCCAATATTATATGCCTATTCTTTAATATTATACAAAAAACACAATTTCTGTATAAACTGTGTGGAAATTtgtcattatttgttttattttatttcttcttgatgagaaataccaatTCCAGTAATTAATTCTTCTTTACAAAGcttaatttttatttatttatttatttatttatcttgaGTCTTACGAGGTCAGTTTTTGATACGTTCTGGACCAAGCAATGTGGGCATTTGGTGGGCTTTTGTTTTGTGTGCAAAGGGCTGAGTGGATGTGTAAAAGTATCTAATAAGACAGATTTTGGTGCAAGTAGATTCTAATTCTGCTCCACATTCGTTTGTCACAAATTCAACTTACATGAAATCAGAATTCAGGCGACTTACATATAGTCGATACCATATTTTGTCCTCATTCTTTTTTGGGACATTcacatttgtgcccctaactcgagCCCACTTCTCAAATTTACGCCTAACTTTTTGATGTGCTCAAATTTCCCCTAAAAAGCATTTTAGGTCGCAAGAATGCCCTTCCATGGACGGGGCCCAACTTTTCCAAACACGGGAGACCCTCCTCTCTCCCACGCCCTCGCCGCTAGCCCTCGGGCCACGGCGGATCCAACCACCGCTGCTGCGATGTGATCCACTCCGGACACGTCGGCCACCACATCCGTCGCCATGGCCCTCTCTGATCTGAACTTCGGCGTCGGCCAAGCTTTTGAACAAGAGGTTTGGAGGAAATGGGGTGTTCCCATTAACTTTGAAGAGGACAAGGATCTGCAAGAGTTCTTCCTAGTGGCCGAATTCACCCGATCACGCATTCGCCTCACTGAAGAGTCTGTGGCTACGATTCTTTTATCTTgcttcggtggcagagcctctatGTTCAAGGTGAAACTACTTCAAAATTGGTCTTTTAAGTTCTCAGTATCTTCTAAAGAAGTGGGTTTCTCCATCATCAAAGGAGGTAACATTTCACTCCCAATCCTCAATATCAATTTTCTGCTATGGGGTTCGGGGGGCCCTAATTCATCCTGGGAACTAGACCAATATCTGCAAGAGAAAGAGGATGAGTGGACCCATATCTTTCGTAAACATCCTAGAATGTCGTACGTGCAAGCCCTTAGATCTCCTGCAAGATTCTCTGCTTCTCAGAATCAAGATCATAGATCATCTCAGAATCCTCCTCATCATTTGAACACACCGCATTCACTGTCTCGCGACAATTACGCTCCTGATGCAACAATTACTTCTGGTCGGGCGGGAAATCTGGGCATTCAAACCTCCAATCAAGACCACCAAGCCCGTACAGACCCATTCTATGTTCGTTGTTTACTACCGGGCCATTTTCGTCCAGCCTGCACTAACCGTATTAAGTGTCGGGCCTGCAAGCACTGGGGTCACATTGCGCGGGACTGTTTCAACAGGCCCAATCCTCAGAACCAGACAACCCATCCTCCGCGCGCTAGCCTCCCATCCTCGGCCCAACTCTCGGCCCAACCAGTCATTGCTAGGCAACCGACCACTGCTCCGGTGATTGTGACTAATCAGCCCGTCGCAAGAATCCCTTCTTttggcatagacgcctcgattctgCCACCTTTGTTAGGTGCCTCTCATTACGCTGCCGCTCCAAATTCCATTGCACAATGCCTCCGCTCTGCTGTGATTCAGGGTAATCCACTACCCCTCCCCCATCTGCAgtctcctccaccaccgcctcctGCCCACACACCATCCGCCGCCACCATGGTTGCTTTCCCTTTTGATCCGACGCCATTCCTCCCCCCAACCATCAACGCATTGACGTTCCAGGCAGACCAGCAAGGATCAAGGTGCTCTCCGGCACTGCGCCTCCCACTCATGAGGAGTGGGCCATTGCGACGATTGTTCCAATGCCCAATCTACCCGTGCAGTTCAACACAATTCGTGAGGTACTTTCTGAGTTCCTCACAGATAAGCAGCTGGGTTTCTCTGAGATTTCTCCCTGCCCTTTTGGACAAGCATACATCAAGCTCGCTAGTGTGTTTGGTAGAGATTCGCTGGTTAATAATAGTCCCCATCAGTTTACGGATGTTCACGTCATCTTTGAGAAACATAATAAAGGAATGAACTGGAGAAGGCTTACCTTAAACAGAGAGGTTTGGATTCTGCTGTGTGGTTTCCCCTTTGATAAACGCAGTATTGGAGAGGTTAATGAAGCCATTTCTAAATTCGGCAAGTTCATTATGTGGGATCGAGTCCGGAGTACCAGAGCGAATTTGATGGTCCAAGTTAGAGTTGAGGAATTAAGTGACATTCCAGCTAGTATCGTGTTCGGAGAAGGGGATGATTTTCAGACTGGCTCACTGACGGTTCATGTGGTTATCCTTCAGCAGGCCATCTTGGGGGTATTTCCACCCGACGAAGACCCCATTCCCCCTTATGGCAACCCACATCCTATCCCAAATCAGGCTAACCACCACCCGAATCAACATAATCATTTTCTCGGACCCCTCCAACAACATGAGCAGGAAGTGCATAATCAAGTGCACCATCATTAGCCCAACCACAACCAAAATCTGAACCTTCAGTTAGCTCTGCATAATGGTCAGGACTTCCAAGAGAtggagattgaggaggaggaggctgaaatGCATGGTTGGGGACACTGGGCTCTGCCTCAAGATAACATGCAGATTGATCAAGAATTGCACGATGGTGAGTTTCTGGCACATCAGGATATAGTGGCACCACTTGATGAGAATGCACAACAAGTTGTTGAAAACCTGCAACTGGGAGATAACAACAGTAATATTACAGCTTCTTCAGCACCTCCCCTCCAGAGTGCAGACACAGCTGCTTCTGCTAATGGGCCATTGGGGCCTCCGAATGAAATCCCAGATTTAAATCTGCTGGCTGGGCCTCAGGGAGAAGAACCACTTGCTCCCCCAGGCCCACTCATCAGGCCTACTGTTCCTGCCATAGGATGGGAAGACTTCCACCTCTCTGCTGTGATTATGGATTCTGTTGTAGCTGCTGAAAACAGTCTTGATCCCATGTTTCTGGAAGCTTCAGCAGTTTTTGTAGGACAGAACACTTCTGCCACTTTACCTCTGATGCTGGAAGAGCTGCAGGCTATCCCTTTACCTGAAAAAAGTGACAGAGGTGTTATCTTTCAGGCTACAGAGCAGAGCCCATCTCTGCTAGACAAACCTAGTGGTGCTCCTGAGACTGAATGCTGCAACTTCATTCAGCAGACTGCAATGTCAGAACATACAGACTCTGAGATAAAGAAAATAAACCCGGACACTCAGGATATCACTCCTATTGAGATTCAGCAGTCACTTAACCCTGTAGAGCAGAGAGAATCTGAAACACATGGTGAGTGTACATCAGACACCACTGCCCCACCTGGATTTCCTGATCCTGTTTATTTACCTCATGGTGAACCTCAATCTCATGCATACAAGGAGGTAGAGGATCTGCTGGGAAAAGAAGGAACCCTCATTTGGAAGAAACATTTTGCTCCAACCATGGACAGTACAAACATCATCCAGGTACCTTCAGATTGGGTTAATTTCTTATCTATCACATTATTCTCAGTTGATAAATATGATTGGCCAAGCAATTCTTGACATCTAAGGTTTGGGGGATCATTACTCAAGGAGCAGATAAAACAGTTTTCCTTCCTTTTGTGGTACCAGACTCATGTCCTTCATCTGACCTCAGTACAATTAACTCTACCCAGCAGGACAAGTCTGAGCAGGAGAATACACCCTCAGATAAGGCAAGCTTGCATGAGGAAACCTCTGCTTCATCAACCTCTGCCCTGCATCAAAACAGGAAAAGGAAGGAGAAAATGCCACTACTTGAGACAGAGGTAAGGAGGAGTTGTAGACTTCAAAAAGCCAATAAAGGATTTAAGAATGCAGTATGTAAAGATAAAAACTGCCTTGCCTGTAATGCCAAACCTCCTATTATTCCTCCCAAAGTGGTTAAAAATCTCAACTCTGCTCTTTGCAAGGTCAACATCCAAGACACTAATGAGGAGAAACTGAACAATAGAAACAAGAAGTCTAGAGGAACACAGGCTACATCCAAGGTGGGGACCCAGGCTGCGACCAAGGAGGCAACCACAACCACCATTTGACTAGTCTGCAGTCAGGATCCGTTTACTGTCAGCACAGCTGCTAGAGTTACAGTTTAGTGACTTTGTCTTCTTTTGGGTCTGTAATAAACCAGTTTGTACCACAGGCTGGCTTTATGTGCTGTCGTGCTTGTATGACTGTTTGTACCTCTGGGGAGTCTCGAGAGGACCAGGAAAGTATCTGTTTGAAAGTGTTTTGCAGTTTATGTACACTGGAATATGGCTAGAACCTGGAATATCCTGAACTGGAATGTGAGAGGATTGAATGATCCTAAGAAATGGACTGCTATTGCTAATAAAATTGAAGAATCTGCCTGCTCTATTATTTGTTTACAGGAAACCAAACGAGAAAACATTGACAGTCTATACCTCAAAAATTTCTGTCCTAGAAGGCTTTCCAAATTTGCCTATCTTCCATCTGTTGGGGCTGCAGGTGGTTTGTTAATTGCTTGGTCTGAGCACCTCTTCCAGGGTCAACTCTTCCATCAAAATGATTTCTCTATCACTATTCATTTCACATCTACTCACACAGGGGAATCATGGTATCTCACCAATGTTTATGGTCCTTGTCAACCTGATATCAGACCAGATTTCATTAATTGGTTCCATAATTTTCAAATGGTTGACAATGCAAACTGGATGATCCTTGGAGATTTTAATTATGTGAGATATCCTCATAACAGAAGTAGAGAAGGAGGTTGCATTAATGATATGCTACTGTTTAATGAGGCCATCAACCATCAAGCTCTCATTGAGATCCCTTTGAAAGGGAGGAATTTCACCTGGAGCAATATGCAGGATGCTCCACTTTTGGAAAAACTTGATTGGTGTTTTACATCAGAATCTTGGGCTCTCTCCTACCCTGCCACATCTGCTTCTCCACTTGCCAAAACTACCTCTGATCATATTCCCATTAGCATTAAAATTGGTACCTCCATCCCCATAGCACAAATATTCAGATTTGAGAATTTCTGGATGGAACACAGGCAATTTAAAGAAGTGGTCAAAAACATTTGGGAGCAGCATGTAGATGAAACTGATAGTGCTAAGATCATTGCTGCTAAGTTAAAGAGATTGAGAAAGGGACTCAAGATTTGGGCCAGATCTCTATCTGACCTGAAACAAATTATTGCAGACTCCAATTATTTGATCTTATTCTATGATACCATAGAGGAGTTCAGACCTCTTTCTGTTGCAGAACACAATGGCAGGGCAATTCTCAAAGATCATTTATCTCAGACATTGAATAACCAAAGGATCTATTGGAAGCAAAGAGCCACTTTCAGGAAAATCAAAGTTGGGGAGGCTAATACTAAATTCTTCCAAGCTAGAGCAACCATCAAGCACAGGAACAACCAGATTGCTTTGTTAAGAGATGAGATGGGTCAGGAACACACTGATCACCAGACAAAAGCAGCCATTCTGCACAGAGCTTTTAAAGAGAGACTGGGTACTAGTGCTATTAATCAAAACCCCTTACTCTTGCATACCTTGATTCAGCCTATGGGGATCTCAGTGAACTGGAACTACCcttcaccaaagaggaaattgaCAAAGTTGTTAAGCATATGCCTGTGAATAAGTCACCtggtcctgatggttttaatgtAACATTTTTGAAAAGATGTTGGGACATAATAGCC
This window of the Triticum aestivum cultivar Chinese Spring chromosome 5D, IWGSC CS RefSeq v2.1, whole genome shotgun sequence genome carries:
- the LOC123123316 gene encoding non-specific lipid transfer protein GPI-anchored 14, translating into MAARRSGAVVAALMVVAAALVGLAGADFAADRAECADKLMGLATCLTYVQLAATARSPTPDCCSGFRQVLAASKKCLCVLVKDRDEPTLGIKFNVTRAMNLPSACNIPATFSDCPKILNMSPDSKEAEIFKQYGIEHEGKNATAGGAATGTSGAKSADAAAGAGRHAVVFAVVVSALLASLFVLA